CGATGGCACCGACAATCAGCGCCGGGGTGATGATGGCGAACATCATCTGGTAAATGGCGAAAATATTATGCGAGACCAGGAAGCGTAATCCGGATTGGGCACGGCATCCACGCCGTTGAACAAAGCCCAACCCAGCCCGCCAATCAAGCCATTCCCCTTGCCAAAGGTAAGGCTGTAGCCGCAGAGCCACCACAATATGCTGACGATGCCCGCCAAGCCAAGACACTGGCCGAGCACCGACAGCACGTTTTTCCGGCGCACCAACCCGCCGTAAAACAAGGCCAAGCCAGGGAGGGTCATAAAGAGGACGAGCGCGGCACTCGTCATCATCCAGCCGTTGTGGCCCGGTCCCGGCACTTCGCTCAGCACCGAGTTGGTGCCGCGTGCAGTATTTTTGACGTAGGCTTCCAGATCGGCCAACCGTTGTTCCACGGTGGGGTCGGCGGCCTGGAGGGCGCTGTTAAACACAAAGGCCAGGCCGAAGCCCAGCAATAGGGGGAGTAGTCGTTTCATGGGGGTGGTACTGTTACGTTTTTATTCTGTTCTACATGTATTTTCGATCACTGTCATTTTCTTTTTACGTGTACAAAAAAACTTTGACACACCGGTAGAGCCGGAAAGTCTGGGACGTGAGCTAACTCACTGCGAAAACTGATTTCTCCCACCCCTGAGGAAATCAGCGTGCAGATCATTTTCACGTCACCAAACTCCCGGCTTTACCGGTGTGTCAAAGAGCCAACAACCAACAACCGTTATTTATGTTTATTTTGTCGCGATCCGTGAGTGCGCTCGCCGTCACCGGGGTGGTTTGGATCATGGCTTGCGCGTGTATCATTGGATAATCAGTTAATTTTGATTAAAGAGGACGGCGCGAGCGTGCCCTCGCGCCGTCCATTGTGTGTTTAGTTTTCAGTTCCTCCGACTATCATCGTGGCAGAGGCGAAATTCATGCAGATGCCAGTAAGCATCCCCGACTTTTTATCTCCCAACCGCAGCTTGAGGATGGCCGTCGCCGTCTTCGCAAGTTTCCTGGCTAGATCGTTTCCGCTTATGGGAGTGTTTTTTGGCATAGATACCATCCTATCTACCGTTTTTTCTTAGTGTCGTCTTTTTGCTGCTTTTTACCGGCTTACCGCGCCGAAGTCGCCTCTCGGTGCGACCTTATCGGCGCGGTGCCAGAAAAATCGGGGCGGCCCAAACCGCCGCCCCGACGTAAACTGTCAATTAACTGTGATAACCCTCTTCGCCATGTTCCACGAGATCCAGACCGATGGTCTCGACTTCTTCACTGGGTCGCAGACCACCCAGCACCAGTTTCACAATGTAGGCAATTACTACCGTGGCGACCACCGCGAGTACGATGGTCAAGCCGATCGCCTTGAGTTGTTCAATCCACAGGGTCTTACCAACGATATCTTTCAGGTTCGTTGCCAGGTTGGCATTGACATCCACAGTGGCTAACACACCGGTCAGGAAGGCCCCGAGGGTTCCGCCTACCGCATGTACGCCGAAGGTATCCAAGGCGTCGTCATAACCAAGCCAGCCTTTGAGCTTATAGCAGGCAAAGAACGGCACCAAGCCTGCTGCGATACCGATGATGATGGCTCCGTTGGAGTTCACGAAACCGCAAGCCGGAGTGATCACCACCAAGCCTGCCACTGCGCCGGAGCAGAAGCCCAGGATACTGGGTTTGCCCTTGATTATATATTCCGCCATGGCCCACACGAAGGAGGCAACTGCGGTCGCCAGAGTCGTCGTGGTGAAGGCATTCGCCGCCACACCATCCGCCGCCACCGCGCTGCCGGCGTTGAACCCGTACCAACCCACCCAGAGCATGCCGGTGCCAATCATGCACATGACCATGCTGTGCGGAGGCATGGGTTCCTTGGGGAAGCCCAAGCGTTTGCCGAGGATGATACACAGAATCAGAGCCGACCAGCCCGATGTCATATGCACCACCGTACCGCCGGCGAAGTCAATCGCCTTGATCGCCGCCTTGTCGTTCCACACGCCATTCATCAGGCCCTTGATACCCCAGACCATGTGCGCCATCGGGAAGTACACCACCACCATCCACAAGGTCACGAACAGCAGGATGGCCGAGA
The DNA window shown above is from Verrucomicrobiota bacterium and carries:
- a CDS encoding ammonium transporter; this translates as MKKILLLTALAVAFIASAIPVRAADGGATTNAGPKDPTLDQRIADLEAYVNNAGRLADTPTNNVKSMISGAGPGHNGWMMTSSALVLFMTLPGLALFYGGLVRKKNVLSVMAQCLGIAGLVTILWWAFGYSFVFAGGDGAGAVIGDFTKHMFLKGVDSNPNTDYSFWVSHNVFSMYQLMFAIITPALIVGAIAERMKFSAILLFVTLWMVVVYFPMAHMVWGIKGLMNGVWNDKAAIKAIDFAGGTVVHMTSGWSALILCIILGKRLGFPKEPMPPHSMVMCMIGTGMLWVGWYGFNAGSAVAADGVAANAFTTTTLATAVASFVWAMAEYIIKGKPSILGFCSGAVAGLVVITPACGFVNSNGAIIIGIAAGLVPFFACYKLKGWLGYDDALDTFGVHAVGGTLGAFLTGVLATVDVNANLATNLKDIVGKTLWIEQLKAIGLTIVLAVVATVVIAYIVKLVLGGLRPSEEVETIGLDLVEHGEEGYHS